From a single Eremothecium sinecaudum strain ATCC 58844 chromosome III, complete sequence genomic region:
- the IKI3 gene encoding Elongator subunit IKI3 (Syntenic homolog of Ashbya gossypii AER047C; Syntenic homolog of Saccharomyces cerevisiae YLR384C (IKI3)), which translates to MKNLVALNHGTLKPTSDSHPGLKLITSSFDSLTDSITCVLGAADIGAIEVQQYMKDGKVSTLASFCVETFDDKLLSFMHFADINQLVFVFEQGDIMTATYDLEDLNAGAQITIVGSIDDGIVAAEWSHDEESLALVTGNRSVLLLSRQFDPISELKLEVKDLKESKHVTVGWGKKETQFRGKGARAMEREALQSLKASGLVGGELRDPTMPYVVDSGIILDTDNRSVNISWRGDCEYFVVSAIDTVADPDDETKTIERRTLRVYSRDGSLDSASEPVDHLEHHLAWKPQGSLIASIRRKTNIPEEESLELVFFERNGLRHGEFDTRLPINEIVRFIAWNSTSEILTIVLEDRIQLWTTKNYHWYLKQELYGSKIEFVKWHPEKEYTLMYGDDGEVHIVDLHHKMTHGPTVAPFDKGTCLAIDGQTVNITPLGIANVPPPIYYREFVTPGNVLDAAVSLSNSVYAAINVDSLILASCSLDEMKNGSHPKINFVYSKHHFATEHDKLRQVAFIKNNLVGVLLDSDNMSRIALIDLKEDREPILRTIIDTFTKVILLRSDVEYNSLVYETTDARIVQIEENGNTIDLVQFPQLVIDFKVKRITSSASEDTWGVSNSKTVCFGLTSNGKLFVDKVQLTTAVTSMEVTDSLLLFTTAQHMLQMVHLNTADLKPLPIVEGDVTDERIRSVERGSILVNVNPSNSAVTLQAPRGNLETIRPRIMILSEVRRNIVTMRYREAFNSCRVNRINLDILHDYAPDLFYDNLESFINQIERVDYLDVFISCLTEENVSETKYKETLNEATDSSFKLAPPPPTEMELYIQKKKFNPATSKVNKICKAMLQVFLANPTYRKKYLQNIVTAYACQNPADIKGALTFISGLPTEENKDSAITHLFYLQDVNIYKVALSLYDIPLSLAVAQKSQMDPREYLPFLQMLENHEPLRRKFVIDNHLGNHAKALVHLSEMGDDKEKLSNELLEYVDEHELYTDALHIYRYEPVKQNSIYQIYAKYLSSKQEYAEAGIIHEMIGEWKEAMDSFSSGNRWTEALSIATLHFPEMVVEVAEKLVTSLTAEHKYIPAAQIQLRFLKNAREAITLYCNAYAYGDAIMTCGSTGNINLITEVVDPALGEGFSTVAELIADCKGQVNSQLRRLRELRAKKQEDPYAFYGEETEQADDVSIAASITSTKESFFTRYTGKTSGTARTGVSRKTAKNKLREERKRARGKKGTIYEEEYLVKSIGRLIERLTQTQSDAVHLIDGLLRRNMREQAYQLQKGFVGVLSTLKENIVEIYTISERDRERIDDNGQVYYVPEIPVPEIKDFPTRSIIDY; encoded by the coding sequence atgaagaacttgGTTGCACTAAACCATGGAACACTTAAGCCAACTTCGGATTCACATCCGGGGTTAAAGCTTATTACAAGTTCTTTCGATTCACTTACAGATAGTATAACGTGTGTATTAGGAGCAGCTGATATTGGTGCCATTGAGGTACAGCAATATATGAAGGATGGTAAGGTTAGTACACTGGCTTCTTTTTGTGTCGAGACGTTCGATGATAAATTGCTTTCATTTATGCATTTTGCTGATATCAACCAACTGGTATTTGTATTTGAACAAGGAGATATCATGACCGCCACCTATGATCTTGAAGATTTAAATGCAGGTGCTCAAATTACAATTGTTGGTTCGATAGATGACGGCATTGTTGCTGCGGAATGGTCACATGACGAGGAGTCGCTTGCACTAGTTACTGGGAATCGTTCTGTACTGCTTTTAAGTAGACAGTTCGACCCTATTTCTGAATTGAAGCTTGAAGTGAAGGATCTCAAGGAATCTAAACATGTAACAGTTGGTTGGGGTAAGAAGGAAACACAGTTCAGGGGTAAAGGAGCTCGCGCTATGGAGCGGGAGGCTTTGCAGTCTTTGAAGGCATCTGGGCTGGTAGGTGGTGAATTAAGGGATCCAACAATGCCCTATGTTGTTGATTCTGGCATTATATTGGACACGGATAATCGCTCCGTTAATATTTCATGGAGAGGTGACTGTGAGTACTTTGTTGTCTCCGCTATTGACACTGTTGCCGACCCAGACGATGAGACTAAGACCATAGAACGTAGAACACTTCGTGTTTATTCACGTGATGGAAGTCTGGACAGTGCATCAGAGCCAGTGGATCATTTGGAGCACCATTTGGCTTGGAAGCCACAGGGTTCTTTGATTGCTTCGATACGTCGTAAAACAAATATACCCGAAGAGGAGTCTTTGGAATTGGTTTTCTTTGAAAGGAACGGTTTGAGGCATGGAGAATTTGACACTAGGCTACcaattaatgaaattgTGCGCTTTATAGCATGGAATTCAACTTCAGAAATATTGACCATTGTATTGGAGGACCGAATTCAACTCTGGACTACCAAGAATTATCACTGGTACTTGAAACAGGAACTGTATGGGAGCAAAATTGAGTTTGTTAAATGGCACCCTGAAAAAGAATATACCCTAATGTATGGAGATGATGGAGAAGTGCATATTGTTGACTTACATCATAAGATGACCCATGGTCCTACAGTAGCACCCTTTGATAAAGGTACTTGCCTGGCAATCGATGGTCAAACAGTGAACATTACTCCATTAGGCATTGCTAATGTCCCACCTCCTATCTACTATAGAGAATTTGTTACACCAGGAAACGTTCTCGACGCCGCTGTGAGTTTATCTAACTCAGTATACGCTGCTATTAATGTAGATTCGTTAATCCTCGCATCTTGTTCATTGGATGAGATGAAGAATGGATCCCATCCTAAGATTAATTTTGTGTACAGTAAGCACCATTTTGCAACTGAGCACGATAAACTACGTCAAGTTGcttttattaaaaataacCTAGTTGGTGTTTTATTGGATTCGGACAATATGTCAAGGATTGCATTGATTGATTTGAAAGAAGACAGAGAACCAATCCTACGGACTATAATCGACACATTTACTAAGGTGATTCTTCTAAGAAGTGACGTTGAATACAACTCTTTAGTATATGAGACAACTGATGCTCGGATTGTacaaattgaagaaaatggTAATACTATTGATCTTGTTCAATTCCCTCAACTTGTGATTGATTTTAAGGTTAAAAGGATCACATCTTCGGCTTCTGAAGATACCTGGGGTGTTAGTAATTCGAAAACTGTATGCTTTGGGTTAACTAGTAACGGTAAATTATTTGTGGATAAAGTGCAGCTAACTACCGCGGTTACCTCTATGGAAGTCACAGATTCATTACTGTTGTTCACAACTGCACAGCACATGTTACAGATGGTCCATTTGAACACGGCAGATTTAAAGCCATTGCCGATTGTGGAGGGTGATGTAACCGATGAGAGAATCCGCTCAGTTGAACGTGGTTCTATTTTGGTTAACGTTAATCCTTCAAATTCGGCCGTAACCCTACAAGCTCCTCGTGGTAACCTTGAAACTATTCGTCCTCGGATTATGATATTATCTGAAGTTCGTAGGAACATTGTTACAATGCGTTACAGGGAGGCTTTCAATTCCTGTCGTGTTAACAGAATAAATTTGGATATTCTACATGACTATGCTCCAGATTTATTTTACGACAATCTTGAGAGTTTCATAAACCAGATAGAAAGAGTGGATTATCTTGATGTTTTTATTTCTTGTTTAACTGAAGAGAACGTTTCTGAAACCAAATACAAAGAGACTTTGAATGAGGCTACCGATTCATCATTTAAGCTTGCTCCACCTCCCCCCACCGAGATGGAGCTATACATtcaaaagaagaaattTAACCCTGCCACATCGAAAGTTAACAAGATTTGTAAGGCTATGCTTCAAGTCTTCCTGGCTAATCCTACCTACAGGAAGAAGTATCTGCAGAACATTGTGACCGCATATGCATGTCAAAATCCTGCAGATATTAAAGGGGCTTTAACTTTCATTAGTGGACTACCTACTGAAGAAAATAAGGACTCTGCTATTACCCATCTGTTTTACTTGCAAGATGTTAATATCTACAAAGTAGCCTTATCCCTCTATGATATTCCACTATCGCTGGCTGTCGCACAAAAGTCACAAATGGATCCAAGAGAATATTTACCATTCTTGCAAATGTTGGAAAATCATGAACCGCTACGCAGAAAATTTGTTATTGATAACCATCTTGGTAATCATGCTAAAGCATTGGTGCATTTGTCGGAGATGGGGGATGATAAAGAGAAGTTATCGAATGAATTGTTGGAATATGTCGACGAGCATGAGTTATATACCGATGCTCTACATATCTATCGTTACGAGCCTGTCAAGCAAAATTCGATCTACCAGATATATGCCAAATATCTATCTTCAAAGCAAGAATATGCAGAGGCCGGTATCATCCATGAGATGATAGGCGAGTGGAAGGAAGCCATGGATTCGTTTAGTTCAGGTAATAGATGGACAGAAGCCTTGTCAATCGCAACCTTACATTTTCCTGAAATGGTTGTTGAGGTTGCAGAAAAGCTTGTCACTTCTTTGACAGCAGAACATAAATACATTCCGGCAGCTCAGATACAATTGAGGTTCCTCAAGAATGCTCGCGAGGCAATTACGCTGTACTGTAATGCATATGCATATGGTGACGCCATTATGACATGTGGCTCAACAGGAAATATTAATTTAATTACTGAAGTTGTAGATCCTGCATTGGGTGAGGGTTTCAGTACCGTGGCAGAATTAATTGCTGACTGCAAAGGGCAAGTGAACTCTCAGTTAAGGAGATTACGTGAGCTTCGTGCAAAGAAGCAGGAAGACCCATACGCATTTTATGGTGAGGAAACCGAGCAGGCAGATGATGTCTCAATTGCAGCTTCCATAACGTCCACGAAAGAATCCTTCTTCACTCGCTACACCGGCAAGACAAGTGGTACGGCAAGGACAGGCGTTTCTAGGAAGACAGCCAAGAATAAGCTTCGTGAAGAACGTAAACGTGCTCGTGGTAAGAAAGGTACCATatatgaagaagaatatttGGTTAAATCTATTGGTAGATTAATTGAAAGGCTAACTCAGACACAGAGTGATGCAGTTCATCTAATAGATGGTTTGTTACGTCGTAACATGAGAGAACAAGCGTACCAACTTCAGAAAGGATTCGTAGGAGTACTTTCTACTTTGAAGGAGAATATTGTTGAGATCTACACAATTAGCGAGAGAGACCGTGAAAGAATAGATGACAATGGTCAAGTGTATTATGTGCCTGAGATCCCTGTGCCAGAAATTAAGGACTTCCCTACCAGGAGCATCATTGACTATTAG
- the SWC7 gene encoding Swc7p (Syntenic homolog of Ashbya gossypii AER048C; Syntenic homolog of Saccharomyces cerevisiae YLR385C (SWC7)): protein MDNYKDNVVLLLLQMLLYRQQELKNKDKALDYEKLLEEPIVDEEVLERFTSHKLVKLYNPYLCTIRLWELKKTVREIFSKGLEDKSIAKLNLVTLANQYYKRRMNELQFKEIPRLKELIASGMAVYEAHVTG from the coding sequence ATGGATAATTATAAGGATAATGTTGTACTACTACTATTACAGATGTTGCTATATAGACAACAAGAACTAAAAAATAAAGATAAAGCTCTAGATTATGAGAAACTGTTAGAAGAGCCGattgttgatgaagaggTGCTTGAGAGGTTTACTTCTCATAAATTAGTGAAACTTTACAATCCGTATCTGTGCACTATTCGACTTTGGGAACTGAAGAAAACAGTTCGGGAGATATTTTCGAAGGGATTGGAGGATAAAAGTATTGCCAAGCTCAACCTGGTTACTCTCGCGAACCAATACTACAAACGACGGATGAACGAGCTTCAATTCAAGGAGATTCCGCGCCTGAAGGAGCTCATTGCAAGCGGCATGGCTGTTTACGAAGCTCACGTGACTGGGTAA
- the VAC14 gene encoding Vac14p (Syntenic homolog of Ashbya gossypii AER049W; Syntenic homolog of Saccharomyces cerevisiae YLR386W (VAC14); 1-intron in Ashbya gossypii), giving the protein MDKTVVKGLNDKIYEKRKAAAQQLEKIVRDCIANENYELIDRIIEELYRDYAYAMHQPMARNAGLMGLAAAAIALGNKYVATYLNKILPPVLACFGDQNDEVRFYACESLYNIAKIAKGDILVYFNEVFDVLCKISADTDVSVKGAAELLDRLIKDIVSECASTHIAAVNSYPKETPAATTTDPQTGDVIQLDQNIYDQEVSELAFSLPAFIPLLSERIHAINSDTRMFMVSWLQVLESIPGLELVSYLPTFLPGLFNFLTDPQSDVKVVTLALLKSLLLEVEHVSQLQNSLNSKEVQHHYCSDETPSKKPDGVLITERKKSLMNKLEQLSVTENLLDTAKEYDENYSPNNIPASRTSSTERIRTQRSRNGEIYHPGQDVNLDFPRIIEILVNNLGSSEPEIQSVAMNWMQTIIRISPNYILPYLSKILAVLLKILSHVDVRIGEMASQVNAMLIDLTTKFDTTEKINYDSIVNTLTLPFLDSDVTTKIACLDWLILIYHKDPQQLVAHDDSTHLTLLKSLSDKDPRLITKALELLCNLCNDSNEEYVRKFVTNLLKLFKDNDKLLKTRANSIIRQLSAKLSAERIYRTISPIIEDDADIHFNRMIIHSLTTNLITTPELRPLRNKLRSGQDWPLFVTLFKSWSRNPVSLLSMCLVSEMYELAYSVLKLYVDYDLTANDLLQIDLLVQFLESPVFTRLRMQLLEQEKYPYLHKCLYGLLMVLPQSKAFEILNARLNSVSRLPTQPKADGGKLDETLAVSSQRDYRSLLEHFKKVCDNERNSASLCLEENGIDLCDILGSGSKINGNSANRSSARTRGNVDMEISDNDTVILSGL; this is encoded by the exons ATGG ACAAAACAGTTGTAAAGGGTTTAAACGATAAAATATATGAGAAACGAAAAGCTGCTGCTCAGCAATTGGAGAAGATTGTGAGAGATTGTATTGCAAATGAAAACTATGAGCTAATTGATAGAATCATTGAGGAACTTTATCGAGATTATGCGTATGCAATGCACCAACCGATGGCAAGAAATGCTGGACTTATGGGATTAGCGGCCGCAGCGATTGCTTTAGGAAACAAGTATGTGGCTACTTACTTGAATAAGATTTTACCTCCTGTGCTAGCTTGTTTTGGCGATCAAAATGATGAGGTTAGGTTTTACGCTTGTGAGAGTTTATACAATATTGCGAAAATAGCCAAGGGAGACATCTTAGTTTACTTCAATGAGGTATTTGATGTCCTGTGCAAAATTAGTGCTGATACTGATGTTTCTGTTAAGGGAGCAGCAGAGCTGCTCGACCGATTAATAAAAGATATTGTTTCAGAGTGTGCTTCGACGCACATTGCAGCAGTAAACAGCTACCCTAAAGAGACTCCTGCGGCCACCACAACTGATCCACAGACAGGGGATGTTATTCAATTGGACCAAAATATCTACGACCAGGAAGTTTCAGAGCTGGCGTTTTCGTTACCGGCCTTTATCCCCCTTTTATCGGAAAGAATACATGCTATCAACAGCGATACCAGAATGTTTATGGTATCATGGTTGCAAGTACTTGAAAGCATTCCAGGATTGGAATTGGTGAGTTACTTGCCGACATTTTTGCCTGGCTTGTTTAATTTTTTAACAGATCCGCAGAGCGACGTTAAAGTTGTAACACTTGCATTACTGAAATCATTGCTACTTGAAGTGGAACATGTCTCACAACTACAAAACTCTCTAAATTCCAAGGAAGTACAGCATCATTATTGTTCAGATGAGACTCCTAGCAAGAAGCCAGATGGTGTCCTAATAACTGAGCGCAAGAAATCGCTAATGAACAAGCTAGAGCAGCTCTCCGTCACCGAGAATCTACTAGACACTGCTAAAGAATACGATGAAAATTACTCTCCAAACAATATTCCTGCGTCAAGAACTAGTAGCACGGAGCGTATTAGAACACAACGTTCTCGTAACGGTGAGATATATCATCCAGGCCAAGACGTGAATTTAGATTTTCCAAGGATTATCGAGATATTAGTGAATAACCTGGGTAGTTCTGAACCAGAAATACAGTCAGTTGCTATGAATTGGATGCAGACTATCATACGTATTTCGCCGAATTATATTCTCCCTTATTTGTCCAAGATTTTAGCTGTGctattgaaaatattaaGCCATGTGGACGTTAGGATTGGGGAGATGGCTAGCCAAGTGAATGCAATGCTTATAGATTTGACAACGAAATTTGATACAACTGAAAAAATCAACTACGATTCCATTGTCAATACTCTTACGTTGCCCTTTTTGGATAGCGATGTTACTACCAAGATTGCATGCTTAGATTGGTTAATATTAATTTACCACAAAGATCCGCAACAATTGGTTGCTCACGATGATAGTACGCATCTGACACTATTGAAGTCTCTCTCCGACAAGGATCCAAGGTTAATCACGAAGGCTTTGGAATTATTATGCAACTTGTGCAATGACTCAAATGAGGAATATGTTCGGAAGTTTGTAACGAACCTGTTGAAGTTATTCAAGGATAATGATAAGTTATTAAAAACTCGGGCAAACAGTATTATCAGACAATTAAGTGCTAAGTTATCTGCTGAGAGAATATATCGTACTATTTCGCCAATAATTGAAGACGATGCTGATATCCATTTTAACAGAATGATAATTCATAGTCTCACAACGAACTTGATCACAACTCCTGAGTTACGCCCACTTCGTAACAAATTAAGGAGTGGACAAGATTGGCCTTTGTTTGTCACATTATTCAAGTCCTGGTCACGTAATCCAGTGTCCCTTTTATCTATGTGTTTGGTGTCAGAAATGTATGAACTCGCTTATTCTGTGCTTAAATTATATGTTGATTATGATTTAACAGCAAATGACCTTCTTCAGATTGACCTTTTAGTTCAGTTCTTGGAGTCGCCTGTATTTACAAGACTAAGAATGCAATTATTGGAGCAGGAGAAATACCCGTATTTGCACAAATGTTTATATGGTCTATTAATGGTTTTACCACAGTCGAAGGCCTTTGAAATATTGAATGCTAGATTAAACAGCGTTAGCAGACTTCCCACTCAACCAAAAGCTGATGGTGGGAAACTAGACGAAACATTGGCCGTTAGTTCTCAGCGCGATTATCGGTCGTTATTGGAACACTTTAAAAAAGTGTGTGATAATGAGCGTAACTCTGCATCCCTATGTTTAGAAGAAAATGGTATCGATCTTTGCGATATCCTTGGATCCGGCTCAAAAATTAATGGTAACTCTGCGAATAGGAGTTCTGCGAGAACTAGAGGCAATGTTGATATGGAAATCAGTGACAATGACACTGTCATATTGTCCGGACTATAG
- the REH1 gene encoding Reh1p (Syntenic homolog of Ashbya gossypii AER050C; Syntenic homolog of Saccharomyces cerevisiae YLR387C (REH1)), which translates to MEVSAVNSTYGYTCNSCMIQFKSSELQRYHMKTEWHRYNLKRRVAQLAPIDADLFIQKLQASQKEQELNQVDEFGFPLLKPINARSERSQGVGHRRTKIGSLNNTGSNLRASTSGYSISSEISRVTEHNSDYGQLTASEYGFTDESFDELESEFYSDGNDTLQDGEDQIILTECPYCGSQSSGLDQNLTHMLKAHGLYIPERKYLRDIKGLVHLIVTNVVIKKRCMCCSFKGSSLESIRAHMKSKSHCRIPYETKEEREALARFYEFNQTDGEEDSPSSEKSVDMEGAKPVDEESPNDPLNAPGEGTNSNYAVVEIDESGVELTLPTGARVGHRSMQRYYRQNPSMPGETSDGRRTVAVGDRRYAGGITEKEYKKNLKDMQSLERQAVNKFIKKQAKRNFQRHYRDELLQ; encoded by the coding sequence ATGGAGGTATCAGCAGTAAACAGTACGTATGGATATACATGTAACTCATGTATGATCCAATTTAAGTCCAGTGAACTACAGCGCTATCATATGAAAACAGAATGGCATCGGTATAATTTAAAAAGAAGGGTAGCTCAACTTGCTCCTATTGATGCGGATTTATTTATACAGAAGCTTCAGGCATCTCAAAAAGAGCAGGAGCTAAATCAAGTTGACGAATTTGGGTTTCCGTTGCTGAAGCCAATTAACGCTCGCTCAGAAAGGTCTCAAGGGGTTGGGCATCGCCGTACGAAAATTGGTAGTTTGAATAATACAGGCTCAAATCTACGGGCGTCTACATCAGGGTATTCCATTTCTTCCGAGATTTCAAGAGTTACAGAACATAATAGTGATTACGGGCAACTTACGGCCTCAGAGTATGGTTTTACAGATGAGTCGTTCGACGAACTAGAATCGGAATTTTACTCTGATGGAAATGATACTTTACAAGATGGTGAGGATCAGATTATTCTAACTGAATGTCCCTACTGTGGGTCTCAAAGCTCTGGGTTAGACCAAAACTTAACGCATATGTTGAAAGCACACGGTCTTTATATACCTGAGAGAAAGTACTTGAGGGATATTAAAGGATTAGTACACCTAATAGTTACCAATGTTGTAATAAAGAAACGCTGTATGTGTTGCAGCTTCAAAGGATCTAGCTTAGAAAGTATACGTGCTCATATGAAGTCCAAATCACATTGCAGGATACCATATGAAACAAAAGAGGAACGTGAGGCCTTAGCGCGGTTCTATGAATTCAATCAAACCGATGGTGAAGAAGATTCTCCTTCTTCCGAGAAATCTGTTGATATGGAAGGAGCCAAGCCAGTAGATGAAGAGTCGCCGAATGATCCATTAAATGCGCCAGGTGAAGGCACTAACTCTAATTATGCCGTGGTTGAAATCGATGAGTCTGGAGTTGAATTAACTTTACCAACAGGTGCTAGAGTTGGTCACCGCTCTATGCAACGCTATTATAGACAAAATCCAAGTATGCCAGGTGAAACTTCGGATGGAAGGCGTACAGTAGCGGTGGGTGACAGGAGGTATGCTGGTGGTATAACAGAGAAAGAGTATAAGAAGAATTTAAAGGATATGCAATCTTTGGAAAGACAGGCAGTAAATaagtttattaaaaaaCAAGCCAAGAGAAACTTCCAGAGGCATTACCGGGACGAATTGCTGCAATAG
- the TSR1 gene encoding small subunit rRNA maturation protein TSR1 (Syntenic homolog of Ashbya gossypii AER051C; Syntenic homolog of Saccharomyces cerevisiae YDL060W (TSR1)), which produces MAGHSHRSSVKNGHKTFKSRHSSKGALKRMYKGKVERSQGSGKALKAVSKLDRKNAAKQLRQKKIMETFQMRKLFEGSNGAAKIVTIIPLTTDVDAGDIVIKLLRSVDQGLEDDMGLKNFKTPCVADFRIEKFKSKLKIIVPDMSNFLNIMDSAKVADFVLLGLSGTSEVSPEFGEQIIRVLELQGIASYIGVVSNLSKVHPKEKFQLDVKQSLESYFKHFFPNEDHIYNLEKLSEASNAVRVICQKYPRSVQWRDSRGYMVADKVDYVEDQGELVIDGTVRGIGFSCNRLVHLPGMGDFQVSRIEKYVPSARGNKNGANLENGSQFFTPNEEQDTLDSFAPQDREEEMWSEDEEFEYNNLTSARYDDHGFLPGREQAEKKTRVPKGTSEYQARWYLDDVVDVDDEDLEDEDFQTISVDGDMDDEMKLDSEESDNNESYDAEEGMEDPDEMFVDLSPEEEERQLSEYRALESEDLEFPDEIELLPSESGIERLKRYRGLKNLHNCVWDVDEKDPHMPAEWKRILRIGSYKNTKKKLNKDAVASAQVVSGDKARIYIRFPRELLEKIVDPTCLELSVYGLLPHEHKQVIANLSIQRWEEFDEPVPSGEPIVVQYGIRRYTIHPQFSTASNVPNNVHRFEAFLHHNSVSIATCILPLDLTQSPAIFFKPSANDPKGLKLIGHGTFLNADHTRILAKRVILTGHPFKFHKRVVTVRYMFFRPEDVEWFKSIPLFTKSGRTGFIKESLGTHGYFKATFDGKLSAQDTVAMSLYRRVWPDVSRPWTL; this is translated from the coding sequence ATGGCTGGTCACTCCCATAGGTCTTCTGTGAAGAATGGTCACAAGACCTTTAAATCAAGGCACTCCAGTAAGGGAGCATTGAAACGAATGTATAAAGGTAAAGTTGAAAGGAGCCAAGGTTCAGGCAAGGCTTTAAAGGCTGTATCGAAGTTGGATCGTAAAAATGCAGCTAAGCAATTGAGGCAAAAGAAGATTATGGAAACTTTTCAAATGCGGAAATTGTTCGAAGGATCAAATGGTGCCGCCAAAATTGTTACCATCATTCCACTAACAACAGATGTGGATGCTGGTGATATCGTGATAAAATTGCTACGATCTGTAGACCAAGGTTTGGAAGATGATATGGGCTTGAAGAACTTTAAAACACCATGTGTCGCTGATTTCCGCATAGAAAAGTTTAAGAGTAAGTTAAAGATAATTGTGCCCGATATGTCGAACTTCCTCAACATCATGGATTCGGCCAAGGTTGCTGATTTTGTTCTCCTAGGTCTAAGTGGTACATCCGAAGTCTCTCCTGAGTTTGGTGAGCAAATTATTAGGGTATTAGAATTGCAAGGTATTGCTTCTTACATCGGTGTCGTATCAAATTTGTCAAAGGTACATCCTAAGGAAAAGTTCCAACTTGATGTTAAGCAGTCATTGGAAAGTTACTTTAAGCATTTTTTCCCCAATGAAGACCATATATACAATTTGGAGAAACTTTCAGAAGCCTCCAATGCCGTTAGAGTTATATGTCAGAAATACCCCCGTAGTGTGCAATGGAGAGATTCTAGAGGTTACATGGTCGCAGATAAGGTGGATTATGTGGAAGATCAAGGTGAACTTGTTATAGATGGTACAGTGCGTGGAATTGGTTTTAGTTGCAATAGATTGGTTCATCTCCCAGGTATGGGAGATTTTCAAGTCTCTAGAATAGAAAAGTATGTTCCCAGTGCTCGGGGGAACAAGAACGGTGCCAATCTTGAGAATGGAAGCCAGTTTTTTACTCCAAATGAAGAGCAAGATACCCTTGACTCCTTTGCTCCACAGGATCGGGAAGAGGAAATGTGGTCGGAAGATGAGGAGTTCGAATATAACAACTTGACCTCGGCAAGATATGACGACCATGGTTTCTTACCTGGTAGGGAACAGGCTGAGAAGAAAACTAGGGTTCCAAAAGGAACATCTGAATATCAAGCAAGATGGTACCTAGATGATGTCGTTGATGTAGATGACGAAGATTTAGAGGATGAGGATTTCCAGACGATCTCGGTAGATGGAGACATGGACGACGAAATGAAGCTTGATTCTGAAGAATCAGATAACAATGAGTCATATGACGCAGAAGAGGGGATGGAAGACCCCGATGAGATGTTTGTTGACTTATCtccagaagaagaggaaaGGCAACTGAGTGAGTACCGTGCATTGGAATCTGAAGATCTGGAATTCCCtgatgaaattgaattGTTGCCTAGCGAGTCAGGTATTGAACGTCTTAAGAGGTATAGAGGCTTGAAAAACCTACATAACTGTGTATGGGATGTTGACGAAAAGGACCCTCATATGCCAGCAGAATGGAAGCGTATATTGAGAATAGGAAGTTATAAGAATACCAAGAAAAAGCTAAATAAGGACGCAGTTGCTAGCGCACAAGTAGTTTCAGGTGACAAGGCAAGGATATATATTCGCTTCCCCAGGGAACTTTTGGAGAAAATAGTTGATCCAACTTGTCTGGAGCTTTCTGTCTATGGTTTGTTGCCACATGAACACAAGCAAGTCATTGCTAATTTATCTATTCAAAGGTGGGAAGAATTTGATGAACCAGTCCCATCAGGAGAACCTATTGTTGTTCAATATGGTATCCGTCGTTACACTATTCATCCACAATTTTCTACTGCATCAAACGTTCCAAATAACGTTCACAGATTTGAAGCCTTTTTACATCATAATAGTGTTTCAATTGCAACTTGCATTTTACCTTTGGATCTAACACAATCTCCTGCAATTTTCTTCAAGCCAAGTGCAAATGATCCAAAGGGATTGAAGCTGATAGGTCACGGTACCTTCCTGAACGCAGACCATACCAGAATTTTGGCGAAGAGAGTTATTTTGACCGGGCATCCATTCAAATTCCACAAGAGAGTTGTTACAGTCCGTTACATGTTCTTCAGACCAGAGGATGTAGAATGGTTTAAATCTATTCCACTCTTTACGAAGTCTGGAAGAACTGGTTTTATCAAGGAAAGTCTTGGTACTCATGGTTATTTCAAAGCTACATTCGATGGCAAGCTATCGGCCCAAGATACTGTTGCAATGTCACTATATAGACGTGTCTGGCCAGATGTATCCAGGCCATGGACCTTATAA